In Zingiber officinale cultivar Zhangliang chromosome 6A, Zo_v1.1, whole genome shotgun sequence, a single genomic region encodes these proteins:
- the LOC121997746 gene encoding probable membrane-associated kinase regulator 4 — protein MAEEDFIDIDFASFQPEFEFHMTSDDPPLPSPADELFYKGKLLPLQLPPRLQMVQQLLRNASSSATATPYHSCNVSGELNPEEEDYFQDSFAELNPKKSWAKKLKEATLSLKVKASRSYFKSLFHKPRPTNDKLEGPKTSRRRQNPNMAEDESWSKSSAASSKSSSFSSEFSGGKSMLRRSSSASSDAETSIQGAIAYCKKSSQRVVDSGHSAARKSASNAGFHLLSASRIAPNCDQAKPPS, from the coding sequence ATGGCGGAAGAAGACTTCATCGACATCGACTTCGCTTCCTTTCAGCCGGAGTTCGAATTCCATATGACCTCCGACGATCCACCCCTGCCCTCCCCCGCCGACGAGCTCTTCTACAAGGGCAAGCTCCTCCCCCTCCAGCTCCCCCCTCGTCTCCAAATGGTCCAGCAGCTCCTCCGCAACGCCTCCTCCTCCGCCACCGCAACGCCATACCACTCCTGCAACGTCAGCGGTGAGCTCAATCCCGAGGAAGAGGACTACTTCCAGGACAGCTTCGCCGAGCTCAACCCCAAGAAATCATGGGCCAAGAAGCTCAAGGAGGCCACTCTCAGCCTCAAAGTCAAAGCTTCCAGATCTTATTTCAAATCCCTGTTCCACAAACCTCGACCCACAAATGACAAATTGGAAGGCCCAAAAACCTCGAGGCGCCGTCAAAATCCAAACATGGCGGAAGACGAGAGCTGGAGCAAGTCCTCCGCCGCTTCTTCCAAGTCGTCGTCCTTCTCCAGCGAGTTCAGCGGCGGTAAGTCCATGCTGAGGCGGAGCAGCAGCGCGAGCTCCGACGCGGAGACCTCGATCCAGGGAGCGATCGCCTACTGCAAGAAGAGTAGTCAACGTGTGGTTGACTCCGGTCACTCCGCTGCCAGGAAGAGCGCGAGCAATGCCGGCTTCCACTTGCTCTCCGCTTCCAGAATTGCACCGAACTGTGATCAGGCGAAGCCTCCGAGTTAG
- the LOC121997745 gene encoding phosphatidate phosphatase PAH1-like isoform X1, translated as MNVVGRVGSLISQGVYSVATPFHPFGGAVDVIVVRQEDGSYRSTPWYVRFGKFQGVLKGAEKVVTISVNGVEANFHMYLDNSGQAYFLREVVPGSDDAESSIHIISDLDTSNSRPTSSFVNNADSLKTDYNSDKGDDVKTVEQLNGFQDEQTSPQSSSGSSVFSNYHYGSLDEVEDMVKESSDSNSEMVLISVDGHILTAPISSNQENTDNVQLDTPQFHLGPGKESTEEFVANEEVWESGLFGDLDETLKEKNASDHQLEALNELRQNDKETDKTDDLSDMEEDAAGLMKNDTFKSCLDFSLHADDVDSQDVYFRSDPSETLMTKMEDSKKDIDAGHLSCSQRLLNEKIDTLNSKDKILGNETVHLEGTSNSVKHLNNEEHFHTIASDSTAEEECCTTENYVTEKKDAGLGFEISLCGNLLRPGMGHNSAKEAFQAHLISEDEYKASGMSIIKNANLVVRYENKYFQWDNVAHLILRKAVFGCNVSMELKDYIPIEHEAITKSGEDTTGVSPSISRRWRLWPIPFRRSRSLQHSTSNSSNEDLYVDSEPGLQNSSVEKINNDDIKQSPRKQYLRTLIPTNEQIASLNLREGQNMIAFSFSTRVLGRQQVDAHIYLWKWNARIVISDVDGTITKSDVLGQFMPLVGRDWTQSGVAGLFSAIKENGYQLLFLSARAIVQAYLTRSFLLNLKQDGKALPNGPIVISPDGLFPSLYREVIRRAPHEFKIACLEDIKALFPVDYNPFYAGFGNRDTDELSYRKIGIPKGKIFIINPKGEVAINHCVDVKSYTSLHTLVNDMFPSTSLVEQEEFNSWNYWRMPLMKID; from the exons ATGAATGTGGTAGGAAGAGTAGGAAGCCTCATCTCTCAAGGAGTTTACTCGGTTGCAACACCTTTCCACCCTTTTGGTGGTGCCGTTGATGTCATTGTTGTTCGGCAAGAGGATGGCTCATATCGCAGCACACCATGGTATGTGCGGTTTGGAAAGTTTCAAGGTGTACTTAAAGGTGCAGAGAAGGTCGTCACGATATCTGTTAATGGCGTAGAAGCAAATTTCCACATGTATCTTGATAATTCTGGACAGGCCTATTTTCTGAGAGAGGTTGTGCCAGGAAGTGACGATGCAGAGTCCAGCATTCATATTATAAGTGATTTAGACACTTCAAATTCAAGGCCAACTTCTAGTTTTGTCAACAATGCTGATAGTTTGAAAACTGATTACAATTCAGACAAGGGTGATGATGTTAAGACTGTCGAACAATTAAATGGGTTTCAGGATGAACAAACTTCACCACAGAGTTCGTCTGGGTCCTCGGTGTTTAGCAATTACCACTATGGTAGTCTTGATGAGGTGGAAGATATGGTTAAAGAATCAAGCGACTCTAATTCAGAAATGGTGTTGATAAGTGTGGATGGGCATATTCTGACTGCCCCAATTTCATCAAATCAAGAGAACACTGACAATGTCCAATTGGATACTCCTCAGTTCCACCTTGGACCTGGCAAAGAATCCACTGAAGAATTTGTTGCCAACGAAGAAGTGTGGGAATCTGGTTTATTTGGTGATCTAGATGAGACTCTGAAGGAAAAAAATGCTTCTGATCACCAGTTGGAAGCCCTTAATGAATTGAGACAAAATGATAAAGAGACTGATAAAACAGATGACCTCAGTGATATGGAGGAAGATGCTGCAGGTCTGATGAAAAATGACACATTTAAGAGCTGTTTGGATTTTTCGTTACATGCTGATGATGTTGATTCACAAGATGTGTATTTCAG GTCTGATCCATCAGAAACTTTGATGACAAAAATGGAGGATTCGAAAAAAGATATTGATGCTGGTCATTTATCATGCTCCCAGAGGTTATTGAATGAGAAAATTGATACTTTAAATTCCAAGGATAAAATCCTTGGCAATGAAACTGTGCACCTTGAGGGTACGTCTAATTCTGTCAAACACTTAAATAATGAGGAACATTTTCACACAATAGCTTCTGATTCTACTGCTGAAGAAGAATGCTGCACAACTGAGAATTATGTCACAGAAAAGAAAGATGCTGGGTTAG GCTTTGAAATTTCACTTTGTGGTAACTTACTACGTCCTGGTATGGGGCATAATTCTGCCAAGGAAGCCTTTCAAGCCCATCTTATTTCTGAAGACGAGTACAAGGCATCTGGAATGTCCATCATCAAGAATGCAAATCTTGTTGTCAGATATGAAAACAAATATTTCCAATGGGACAATGTTGCCCATCTTATACTCAGAAAGGCTGTATTTGGTTGTAATGTTTCAATGGAATTGAAAGATTATATCCCCATTGAACATGAAGCCATAACAAAGTCGGGAGAGGATACAACGGGAGTATCACCTTCCATCAGCCGTAGATGGAGACTATGGCCAATTCCATTTAGGAGGTCAAGGTCTCTTCAACACAGCACAAGTAATTCTTCTAATGAGGATCTTTATGTCGATTCAGAACCTGGATTACAAAATTCAAGTGTGGAAAAAATTAACAATGATGACATAAAGCAATCTCCTCGCAAGCAATATTTGCGAACACTTATTCCTACAAATGAGCAGATTGCTTCTTTAAACTTAAGGGAAGGTCAAAACATGATAGCCTTCAGTTTTTCAACTAGAGTTTTAGGGAGGCAACAG GTTGATGCACATATTTATTTGTGGAAGTGGAATGCACGGATAGTCATATCTGATGTAGATGGAACAATTACAAA ATCTGATGTTCTGGGACAGTTCATGCCACTTGTTGGAAGGGATTGGACTCAGTCTGGAGTTGCTGGACTTTTCTCTGCAATAAAG GAAAATGGCTATCAATTATTGTTCTTGAGTGCAAGGGCTATTGTTCAGGCATATCTTACCAGAAGTTTTCTTCTCAATCTGAAACAG GATGGAAAAGCCTTGCCTAATGGTCCGATTGTTATTTCTCCTGATGGATTGTTTCCCTCACTTTACCGAGAAG TTATAAGGAGAGCTCCTCATGAGTTCAAGATTGCATGTTTGGAG GACATTAAAGCACTTTTTCCTGTTGACTACAACCCATTCTATGCGGGCTTCGGGAATAGAGACACGGATGAGCTTAGTTACAGGAAGATCGGAATCCCCAAGGGAAAGATTTTCATTATAAATCCAAAG GGTGAAGTGGCAATCAATCACTGTGTCGATGTGAAATCTTATACCTCCCTGCATACGCTGGTCAATGACATGTTTCCGTCAACTTCGCTGGTTGAACAG GAGGAATTCAACTCTTGGAACTACTGGAGGATGCCACTGATGAAAATTGATTGA
- the LOC121997745 gene encoding phosphatidate phosphatase PAH1-like isoform X2 yields MNVVGRVGSLISQGVYSVATPFHPFGGAVDVIVVRQEDGSYRSTPWYVRFGKFQGVLKGAEKVVTISVNGVEANFHMYLDNSGQAYFLREVVPGSDDAESSIHIISDLDTSNSRPTSSFVNNADSLKTDYNSDKGDDVKTVEQLNGFQDEQTSPQSSSGSSVFSNYHYGSLDEVEDMVKESSDSNSEMVLISVDGHILTAPISSNQENTDNVQLDTPQFHLGPGKESTEEFVANEEVWESGLFGDLDETLKEKNASDHQLEALNELRQNDKETDKTDDLSDMEEDAAGLMKNDTFKSCLDFSLHADDVDSQDVYFRSDPSETLMTKMEDSKKDIDAGHLSCSQRLLNEKIDTLNSKDKILGNETVHLEGTSNSVKHLNNEEHFHTIASDSTAEEECCTTENYVTEKKDAGLGFEISLCGNLLRPGMGHNSAKEAFQAHLISEDEYKASGMSIIKNANLVVRYENKYFQWDNVAHLILRKAVFGCNVSMELKDYIPIEHEAITKSGEDTTGVSPSISRRWRLWPIPFRRSRSLQHSTSNSSNEDLYVDSEPGLQNSSVEKINNDDIKQSPRKQYLRTLIPTNEQIASLNLREGQNMIAFSFSTRVLGRQQVDAHIYLWKWNARIVISDVDGTITKSDVLGQFMPLVGRDWTQSGVAGLFSAIKENGYQLLFLSARAIVQAYLTRSFLLNLKQDGKALPNGPIVISPDGLFPSLYREVIRRAPHEFKIACLEDIKALFPVDYNPFYAGFGNRDTDELSYRKIGIPKGKIFIINPKFN; encoded by the exons ATGAATGTGGTAGGAAGAGTAGGAAGCCTCATCTCTCAAGGAGTTTACTCGGTTGCAACACCTTTCCACCCTTTTGGTGGTGCCGTTGATGTCATTGTTGTTCGGCAAGAGGATGGCTCATATCGCAGCACACCATGGTATGTGCGGTTTGGAAAGTTTCAAGGTGTACTTAAAGGTGCAGAGAAGGTCGTCACGATATCTGTTAATGGCGTAGAAGCAAATTTCCACATGTATCTTGATAATTCTGGACAGGCCTATTTTCTGAGAGAGGTTGTGCCAGGAAGTGACGATGCAGAGTCCAGCATTCATATTATAAGTGATTTAGACACTTCAAATTCAAGGCCAACTTCTAGTTTTGTCAACAATGCTGATAGTTTGAAAACTGATTACAATTCAGACAAGGGTGATGATGTTAAGACTGTCGAACAATTAAATGGGTTTCAGGATGAACAAACTTCACCACAGAGTTCGTCTGGGTCCTCGGTGTTTAGCAATTACCACTATGGTAGTCTTGATGAGGTGGAAGATATGGTTAAAGAATCAAGCGACTCTAATTCAGAAATGGTGTTGATAAGTGTGGATGGGCATATTCTGACTGCCCCAATTTCATCAAATCAAGAGAACACTGACAATGTCCAATTGGATACTCCTCAGTTCCACCTTGGACCTGGCAAAGAATCCACTGAAGAATTTGTTGCCAACGAAGAAGTGTGGGAATCTGGTTTATTTGGTGATCTAGATGAGACTCTGAAGGAAAAAAATGCTTCTGATCACCAGTTGGAAGCCCTTAATGAATTGAGACAAAATGATAAAGAGACTGATAAAACAGATGACCTCAGTGATATGGAGGAAGATGCTGCAGGTCTGATGAAAAATGACACATTTAAGAGCTGTTTGGATTTTTCGTTACATGCTGATGATGTTGATTCACAAGATGTGTATTTCAG GTCTGATCCATCAGAAACTTTGATGACAAAAATGGAGGATTCGAAAAAAGATATTGATGCTGGTCATTTATCATGCTCCCAGAGGTTATTGAATGAGAAAATTGATACTTTAAATTCCAAGGATAAAATCCTTGGCAATGAAACTGTGCACCTTGAGGGTACGTCTAATTCTGTCAAACACTTAAATAATGAGGAACATTTTCACACAATAGCTTCTGATTCTACTGCTGAAGAAGAATGCTGCACAACTGAGAATTATGTCACAGAAAAGAAAGATGCTGGGTTAG GCTTTGAAATTTCACTTTGTGGTAACTTACTACGTCCTGGTATGGGGCATAATTCTGCCAAGGAAGCCTTTCAAGCCCATCTTATTTCTGAAGACGAGTACAAGGCATCTGGAATGTCCATCATCAAGAATGCAAATCTTGTTGTCAGATATGAAAACAAATATTTCCAATGGGACAATGTTGCCCATCTTATACTCAGAAAGGCTGTATTTGGTTGTAATGTTTCAATGGAATTGAAAGATTATATCCCCATTGAACATGAAGCCATAACAAAGTCGGGAGAGGATACAACGGGAGTATCACCTTCCATCAGCCGTAGATGGAGACTATGGCCAATTCCATTTAGGAGGTCAAGGTCTCTTCAACACAGCACAAGTAATTCTTCTAATGAGGATCTTTATGTCGATTCAGAACCTGGATTACAAAATTCAAGTGTGGAAAAAATTAACAATGATGACATAAAGCAATCTCCTCGCAAGCAATATTTGCGAACACTTATTCCTACAAATGAGCAGATTGCTTCTTTAAACTTAAGGGAAGGTCAAAACATGATAGCCTTCAGTTTTTCAACTAGAGTTTTAGGGAGGCAACAG GTTGATGCACATATTTATTTGTGGAAGTGGAATGCACGGATAGTCATATCTGATGTAGATGGAACAATTACAAA ATCTGATGTTCTGGGACAGTTCATGCCACTTGTTGGAAGGGATTGGACTCAGTCTGGAGTTGCTGGACTTTTCTCTGCAATAAAG GAAAATGGCTATCAATTATTGTTCTTGAGTGCAAGGGCTATTGTTCAGGCATATCTTACCAGAAGTTTTCTTCTCAATCTGAAACAG GATGGAAAAGCCTTGCCTAATGGTCCGATTGTTATTTCTCCTGATGGATTGTTTCCCTCACTTTACCGAGAAG TTATAAGGAGAGCTCCTCATGAGTTCAAGATTGCATGTTTGGAG GACATTAAAGCACTTTTTCCTGTTGACTACAACCCATTCTATGCGGGCTTCGGGAATAGAGACACGGATGAGCTTAGTTACAGGAAGATCGGAATCCCCAAGGGAAAGATTTTCATTATAAATCCAAAG TTTAATTGA